A window of Streptomyces broussonetiae genomic DNA:
GACAGGCGGGCCAGCAGCAGGATCAGCAGCAGCTGCCGGATCAGGAAGCGGATCGACAGACCCGCCCGGATCTTGCTGAGGCGGTTGATCAGGTAGCTGCCCTTGCGATGCAGATAGTGGTCCGCCAGGTACGTCACGGCGGCCAGGGCGGCGAAGGCGGGAATGCTCGGGACGAGCGCGGTCAGCATGAGCCCCGGGAAGCCCAGGACCATGAGGGCCGCCGCGGTCAGCTCGGCCGCGCTGCCCACCCGGGCGACGCGAATAGCGGTGGATATCACGGAGAAACCTGCTCAGGGAGGGGGGAATGCCGGTTTTATCGACAATGCCTGTGGGGTGGCATTTAATTCTGGAATTTACGGGTCAGGCCTCTGTCAACACCCGGCGAATGAGCAGCGACAAAGGCCTGAATTCACCAAGAATGTCTACTTGTGATGATCAAACGCCGTCCTGACGGTCCAGCACCGAGGCCAGCGCCTGCGCGAAGCCGGAGGCCTCGGCGGCACCGGCGGTCGGGTCCTGCCGGCGGACGTCGACGACATGGCCGGTCAGCTCCGACAGCAGCACGTCCAGCGAGGTGCGGGCCACGGCCTCGGAGGAGAGCAGCGAGTCCGTCAGCTCCTGACCGAAGGCCTTGGTGCGCATCGGGGTGGCGGTGCGCTCGGGGTTGACGCAGTTGACGCGGATACCGTCGCCGGCCCACTCGTCGGACAGCGCCTGGGTGAGATTCACCATGGCGGCCTTGGTGGAGGAGTACAGCGAGTACTCGGCGCGGCCGCGGGTGTAGCTGCTGGAGGTGTAGAGCAGCAGCTGGCCGCCGGTCTCCGCCAGGTACTTGTAGGAGGAGCGCGCGATCTGCACCGGGGCCGCGTAGTTGACCTTCAGCGCCTCCTCGATGGTGGCGTTGTCGGTCTCGGCGAGCCTGCCGATGCGCAGTACGCCCGCGGTGTTGACGACGTAGTCGATCCGGCCGGTCTCCGCGTACGCCCTGGACAGCGCGTCGTCGACCTCCTCCGGGTTCTCCACGTGGGTGCCGGTGGTGGAGCGGCCGAGCGCGTAGACGTCGGCACCGTAGGACTGGGCCAGTTCGGCGATGTCCTGGCCGATGCCGTAGGAACCGCCGAAGACGACTAGCGTCCTGCCGGTGAGGAGTTCACGGTAGGCGTCCTCGCCCTTCTGCTCGGGCGCGGCGGTGGAGGCGAGCTGGAACAGCTTGTCGGTGATGAAGACGTCGACCGGCTGTGTCACCTTCATGTTGTACTCGTCACCCGCGACGACGTGGATCGGCACGTCCGGCAGGTACTTGAGCACGACGGAGCAGTCGTCCGTGGCCTGGAAGTTGGGGTCACCGGCGGCGACCTCGTAGGCACGGCGGATCGTGGACAGCTTGAAGGCCTGCAGGGTCTGGCCGCGGCGCAGCCGGGAGCGGTCCGGGATCTCGGTGATGAACTCGCCGTCCCCGCCGTGGGTGCGCGTGACGATGATGGTGTCCGCGGACGGGATGGCGACGTCGACGGCCTGGTAACGCTCCAGCGCGGTCACGCAGTCGTCGATGACGCGCCGCGAGAGCAGCGGACGTACGGCGTCGTGGAAGAGGACCTTGCGGTCCTCGCCGTCGGCCAGGCCCTCGCCGAGCGCCTCGATGGCACGCTCGGTGGTCTCGTTCCGCGTGTTGCCGCCCTCGACGATCTTCTTCACCTTGGTGAAGCCGGCCCTGTCGACGATCCTCTCGACGTCCGGGACGTAGCCCTGTGCCATCAGCACGATGACGTCGTCGATCGACTCGGCCTTCTCGAAGGTGGCCAGGGTGTGCTCGATGACTGCCTTGCCGGCGATCTTCAGCAGCTGCTTGGGGATCGACAGCCCCACCCGCTGACCGGTGCCACCGGCCAGGATCACTGCGGTGGTACGGGGCTTGGCTATGTGCTGGGACACAGGTGACCTACCTTGGGGGGAATGGGGGCCGCGAAAGGCTCCCACTCTTGGTAAGGAGAATGCAAGACGAGCGACATTTCATGCATATGAGAGCGCAACCTGTCATTCACCTTGTACGCGCGGTGACTGGGTACGGACCGACGAACACCCGTGAATTTCCTGTGAGTAGGTGCACAGGCCTCTCACAGAATTCCGTAAGGTTCGTTCAGCGCTGCCCGAATGGCTTGAGACAGCGGCGCCCGAGAACCCGAACCAGTTCCTTCGGAGACGTCTGGTGCACACTGCGCACGCCGGTCCGCCCAGCCACGGCGGCGAACGCTCCGCACAGCGCGCGGGCCGCCGTTTCCGGGGATATCCACAGATCATCCGGGCTTCCGTCCGGCTGCCGGGGTACGGCGGACAGCAGGGCCGGGCCAGCGAGGACCCGTACGCCCAGTGCGGCGATCCGCTCCGTCGCCTCGGCACCGATCGCGCCCGCCGCCTCGAGAGCACAGCACGGAGTGACGATCCGCATCTCCGCGGACAGGGTTCCACACGCTTTCTTCATATGCGGCACGGCACCGTTACGAACGAGCCAGGAATACAACTCTTCGGGCAGCCCATTGCGCCGGAATTCCACATTGAGATTCCGCAGCATTTCGGACTCTGTCCGGGTAAGAGACCGATTTGAGGCGTCGGGAACGGGCTGGATCAGATTCTCCGGCAAACCGAGCAGCGTCTCGAACGCGCGCATAAGACCGTCGCGGTTGCGGTCGTCCACCACGACCACGGTGACCCGGTCGGCCCCGACGACCCGAGCCCACCGCTCAACCAGCCGGTCGTGCCGGTGCCGGTGCCAGAAGCTGGGGGTGGGCATCTCGTAGGGAGGCTTGCGCAGCATGTGCTCCAGCCAGTCCTCGTCACGAGCGGCGCAGGCGGCGAGGGCGGCCTCCATGGGGTGCCGGGTGTGCGCCGGGGAACGCGACGTCGTACTCCCCCAGCCGGTCCTTCGCGGCGAACAGCGCGCCCTGGCGGCGATGGTCCCGGTCTTGTGCGGTTTGATGTGCAGCAGCCGGGTCCCCGCGGGCAGGGCAAACCTCGTACGGTCCCTCTCCATGGTCAAGGGACGGTAAGGCGTGCACCTAGGACTTACCTGAGAGCCGTGGGACCCGGATGAGTCCCACGGCTCAAATCCACTGTCGGCACGTCCGTCTCCGGCGACGGCGAGATACGCCGGACGGCCCGGAAGCGGTACCGGTACGTGCGGTCCGGGCGCAGTCCACGGACACCCACACGGACTCGGCGGCCGGGTTCGGGACACGACGGGCCCGAGCCGGTGCCTGGGGGCGCCGGCCCCCAGGCGGCACGTTCACCGGCCTCGCAGCAGCTCTACTCGAAGGGATCGAACTCGTCGTACTCGCGCAGGGCCTCGTCCCGCTCGGCCTGCTTGTCCCTGCGGCGCTGCGCCGCGGGCCGCTCCGTGTCGAGGCGGTGGTCCTCGCCACGGCGGCCGAGCATCTCCGCACCCGCCATGACCGACGGCTCCCAGTCGAAGACGACCGCGTTCTCCTCGGGGCCGATGGCGACGCCGTCGCCGGTGCGGGCGCCCGCCTTCATCAACGCCTCTTCCACGCCGAGGCGGTTGAGACGGTCGGCGAGGTAGCCCACGGCCTCGTCGTTGTTGAAGTCGGTCTGGCGGACCCAGCGCTCGGGCTTCTCGCCGCGCACCCGGAACAGCGGCTCGCCGCCGAACTCCTCGGAGGTGACCGTGAAACCGGCGTCGTCCACGGCCTTGGGCCGGATGACGATCCGGGTCGCCTCCTCCTTGGGCTTCGCGGCCCGTGCCCTGGCGACCAGCTCGGCGAGCGCGAACGACAGCTCGCGCAGCCCGATGTGGGCGACGGCCGACACCTCGAAGACGCGGTAGCCGCGCGCCTCCAGGTCGGGGCGGACCATCTCGGCGAGGTCCTTGCCGTCCGGCACGTCGACCTTGTTCAGGACGACGATCCGGGGCCGGTTGTCGAGGCCGCCGTACTCCCGCAGCTCGGCCTCGATGACATCGAGGTCGGAGAGCGGGTCACGCTCGGACTCCAGGGTCGCGGTGTCCAGCACGTGCACCAGCACGCTGCACCGCTCCACGTGGCGCAGGAACTCCAGGCCCAGTCCCCTGCCCTGGCTGGCGCCCGGGATCAGACCGGGCACGTCGGCGACGGTGTAGACGGTCGAACCGGCCGTCACGACACCGAGGTTCGGGACGAGGGTCGTGAAGGGGTAGTCGGCGATCTTGGGCTTGGCCGCGCTGAGCACGGAGATCAGCGAGGACTTGCCGGCGCTGGGGTACCCGACGAGAGCCACGTCGGCGACGGTCTTGAGCTCCAGCACGACGTCCTGGAGGTCACCGGGCTCGCCGAGCAGCGCGAAGCCGGGCGCCTTGCGGCGGGCGGAGGCCAGCGCCGCGTTGCCGAGCCCGCCCCGGCCGCCCTGCGCGGCGATGTACGAGGTCCCGTGCCCGACCAGGTCGGCGAGGACGTTGCCCGCCTTGTCGAGGACAACGGTTCCGTCCGGCACGGGGAGGACCAGGTCCTGCCCGTCCTTCCCCGCCCGGTTGCCGCCCTCGCCGGGCTTGCCGTTGGTGGCCTTGCGGTGCGGCGAGTGGTGGTAGTCGAGCAGTGTCGTCACGGACTGGTCGACGGTGAGGATGACGTCGCCACCCCGGCCGCCGTTGCCGCCGTCCGGGCCGCCGAGCGGCTTGAACTTCTCACGGTGGACGGAGGCACAGCCGTGACCTCCGTTACCCGCGGCGACATGCAGCTCGACGCGGTCCACGAAGGTGGTCATGGTTCAGTGCCTCCAGAAGTACGGATTTTCTCTCTTCAACACGCATAACACGCGAAAGGCGGACCCGCCTTCCCGATCGGGAAGTGAGGTCCGCCTCGCGAAAGCGTTCAGTGCTGAATCAGCTGTCGATCAGACGATTCAGGCGACCGGAACGATGTTCACGACCTTGCGGCCACGGTGGGTACCGAACTCCACCGCACCGGCCTGGAGGGCGAACAGCGTGTCGTCGCCGCCACGGCCGACACCGGCGCCGGGGTGGAAGTGGGTGCCGCGCTGGCGGACCAGGATCTCACCCGCGTTCACGACCTGACCGCCGAAGCGCTTCACGCCGAGCCGCTGGGCATTGGAGTCGCGACCGTTCCGGGTGGACGATGCGCCCTTCTTGTGTGCCATGTCTCCTCAGTCCCTTACTTCGCAGCCGTGGGGATCGACGTGACCTTGATCGCCGTGTACTGCTGGCGGTGGCCCTGCCGACGGCGGTAGCCGGTCTTGTTCTTGTAGCGCAGAATGTCGATCTTCTGGCCCTTGTGGTGGTCCACGACCTCGGCCTGGACCTTGATGCCGGCCAGCACCCACGGGTCGCTGGTCACAGCGTCGCCATCGACAACGAGCAGGGTCGAGAGCTCGACCGTGTCGCCAACCTTGGCGGTGGAAATCTTGTCAACCTCAACGATGTCGCCGACAGCAACCTTGTGCTGGCGACCACCGCTGCGCACGATGGCGTACACGCGGACTCTCTTTCGCTCGTTCAGAACCGGCACCCCCGCAGGCCAGCCGCCAACAACACACGGGCGACCTCTCCCGGCCCGCAGTGCGCCCGGGAGGAAAAGGTTTACGGGGATGTGGCGCGCTCAGTGACACGCCGACGGTCAAGGTTACGGGGCCGGGCCGAGGGGGTCAAACCGGGCCCTGGGGGTGTGGGAGCGGTCACCAGGGACAGCCCCCACAGGCGCGCGGCCGGTCACGATGGACCGGCCGCGCGCCGCGGGTGTCAGCCCTCGTCGGTGGCGGAGGAGACCGCGGTGGTCTTCTTCGCCGTCGACTTCGCGGCGGCCGTCTTGGTGGTCTTGGCCGCCTTCTTGGCCGTCGTCTTCTTGGCGGCCGTCTTCTTGGCCGCGGTCTTCTTGACGGCGGCCTTCTTCACCGCCGCCTTCTTGGCGGTCTTGCGGGCCGCCTTCTTGGCCGGAGCGGTCTCCTCGACCGCCGGGGCCTCCTCCGCCGGGGCGGCCTGCTCAGGAGCCTCCTCCGCCGGGGCCGACGGCACGACCATGACGGCCGTCTCCTCGGACGCGGTCGGCGCGGTGGCCTTGCGCACGGCACGGCGGCGCGGGCGGGCCGGGGCGGCGCTCTCGACGGGCGCGGGCGGCTCCTCGACGGCGGCCGGAGCCGCAGCCGGGGCCTCCTCGGCAGCGGGCTCGGCCACCGGCTCGGCGACCGTCACCACGGCTTCCTCGGCCCCCACCGGGGAACCGGCCGGCGCCGACACCTTGCGGGTCGCGCGACGGCGCGTACGGCCCTTGGGCGCGGCCTCCTCGGCGGCCTCGGCCTGCGGTGCCGCAACCACCTGGTCCTCGACGGCGACCGGCTCGGCCAGGGCCTCGGCGGCAGCCTCGACGACCTGCGGCTCCTGGACGGCAGGCTCGGCGGCGGGGACCTCCGCGGCCTCCTCCTTGGGAGCCCCGGCCCTGGCCTCCTTGGGGGCGGCCTCCTTGCGAGCCCTCTCGGCCCTCTCGGACTTCTCCGCCCTGGGCGCACCCGCCGGAGCCGAGGCCCGGCGGCTCGCCCGGCGCCGCGTACGGCCACGGGTGGCCGCCGCCTCCGCCTCGGCGACGCTGCTGTACAGCTCCTCGTCCGGCGCGAAGTCGGGCCCGGGCAGCGCGACCGGCTCGGCGGCCTCCGCGGCCACCTCGGCAACGGTCTCCGCCTCGGGCTCGACGGCCTCGCCGGTCTCCACGGCCACGGCCGCGGCCTCGTGCACGTGCTCGTGGACGTCACCGCCACGGCCCCGCTTCTTGCGCTTGCCGCCACCACCGCCGGCGGACACGCTCGGCTGCTCCATGTGCACGATGACACCGCGGCCGTTGCAGTGGACGCAGGTCTCCGAGAAGGACTCCAGCAGGCCCTGGCCGACGCGCTTGCGGGTCATCTGGACCAGGCCCAGCGAGGTCACCTCGGCGACCTGGTGCTTGGTCCGGTCCCGGCCCAGGCACTCCAGCAGCCGGCGCAGCACCAGGTCCCGGTTGGACTCCAGCACCATGTCGATGAAGTCGATGACGACGATGCCGCCCAGGTCGCGCAGCCGCAGCTGGCGCACGATCTCCTCGGCCGCCTCCAGGTTGTTCCTGGTCACGGTCTCTTCGAGGTTGCCGCCCTGGCCGGTGAACTTGCCGGTGTTGACATCGACCACGACCATGGCCTCGGTCTTGTCGATCACCAGCGAACCACCGCTCGGCAGCCAGACCTTGCGGTCCAGTGCCTTGGCGAGCTGCTCGTCGATCCGGTAGGTGGCGAAGGCGTCGACCTCGGAGGTCCACTTCGACAGGCGTCCGGCCAGATCCGGCGCGACGTGCGAGACGTACCCGTGGATCGTCTGCCAGGCGTCGTCACCGCTGACGATGACCTTGGAGAAGTCCTCGTTGAAGATGTCGCGCACGACCCGGACGGTCATGTCCGGCTCGCCGTACAGCAGCGTCGGCGCGTTGCCGCTCTTGGCCTTCTTCTGGATGTCCTCCCACTGCGACTGCAGCCGCTCGACGTCCCGGCGCAGCTCGTCCTCGCTCGCGCCCTCGGCGGCGGTGCGCACGATGACGCCCGCGTCCTCGGGGACGATCTTCTTGAGGATGGTCTTGAGCCGGGCCCGCTCGGTGTCGGGCAGCTTGCGGCTGATGCCGGTCATCGAGCCCTCGGGGACGTACACGAGGTAGCGGCCCGGCAGGGAGACCTGGCTGGTCAGACGCGCGCCCTTGTGCCCGATCGGGTCCTTGGTGACCTGGACGAGGACGGACTGCCCGGACTTGAGCGCGCTCTCGATGCGCCGCGGCCCGTTGGAGAGCCCGAGCGCCTCGAAGTTGACCTCACCGGCGTAGAGAACGGCGTTGCGGCCCTTGCCGATGTCGATGAAGGCGGCCTCCATCGACGGCAGCACGTTCTGCACCTTGCCCAGGTACACGTTGCCGACGTACGAGGTCGACTGCTCCTTGTTGACGTAGTGCTCGACGAGCACGCCGTCCTCGAGCACACCGATCTGCGTGCGCTCGCCGTGCTGGCGCACGACCATCACGCGCTCGACGGCCTCACGGCGGGCCAGGAACTCGGCCTCGGTGATGATCGGAACGCGGCGGCGGCCCTGCTCACGGCCTTCACGGCGGCGCTGCTTCTTGGCCTCCAGACGCGTCGAGCCCTTGATGGACTGCACCTCGTCGGACGGCTCGCTGGGCTTGCGCGGCTCGCGGACCTTGACGACCGTACGCTCCGGGTCGCCCTCGCCGGGCTCGGTGTCGGGGCCGGAGTCCCCCGCGCGGCGGCGACGGCGACGGCGCCGACGGCTGCTGGAGCTGGACCCGGCGCCTTCGTCGCCCAGGGCCTCCTCGGCGTCCTCCTCCTCCTGCTCGGCGGTGTCCTCGGCGTCCTGCGCCGCCTGCTCGGCGGCCAGTTCGTCGGCCTCGCCCTCGGCGGCCTCACCGCGACGGCGGCGACGGCCACCACGACGGCGACGGCGGCGGGAGCCGGACTCCTCGAAGCCCTCGACGCCCTCCGTCTCCTCGGCCTCCTCGTCCTCCGCGAGATCCTCGACGGACTCCTCGGCCTCTTCCGTCTCCTCGGCCTCGACGGCCTCGACGGCCTGCGGCTCCTCGACGGCACCCCGGCGGCGGCGACGGCGGCGCGAACCGGCGTCGGCGGGCTCCTCCGCCGCCTCCTCGGGCTCCTGCGCCTCGGCGGCCTCGGCCGCGGCCTCGGCGGCTGCGCGCTGCAGAGTCTGGAACTTGGGCTCGGTGAACACCGGCGCCTGGAAGACGGCGACGGCGGGCCGGGCGGGCCGGCGCGAGGCCCCGGGCTCGGGCTCGGCGGACTCGGACGGCTCGGCGGCGGCCCGGGCGGACCGCGCGGGCTCGGAGAATCCGGCCGCGGCACGCACCACCCGGCGCCGGGAACGACGCGGGGCGGCCTCCTCGGCCGGCACCTCGGCGGTGGCCTCGACGGCCCGCGGCTCCTGAGCGGCAGCCGCCACCGCGGGAGTGGCAGGGGCCTCGGCAGCGGTCTCTGCCGCGGCGGCCTCCTCCTGCGCGGGCGCACCGCCGGGTGCGGACACCCGGCGGGTGGCACGCCGCCGGGTACGGCGCGGGGCGGCCTCCTCGGCGGGAGCGGCCTCCTCGACGGCGGGGGCGGCGGCCTCGGCAGCGGCCTCCTGGACGGCGTGCGAGGCGACCGGGGTCTCCTCGACGGCCTCGGTCTCGGCGGTCCTGGGAGCACTGGCGGGCGCGGAGGCACGGCGGGTCGCACGGCGGCGCGGACGCGCGGCGGCCGGGGTCTCCTCGGCGGCGGTCTCCTGCGGCGCCGGCTCGGCCTCGACGGCGGCCACGACGGCCTCGGTGGTCTCGACGGACGCGGGCGCCGCCGCACGACGTGCGACACGACGGCGCGGACGACCGGCGGGCGCGGGCTCGGCAGCAGGCTCGGGAGCGGGCTCGGCGGCGGGCTCCGCAGAGGCAGCAGCCTCGGCGGCGGACGGCGCGGAAACGGTACGCGTGGCCCGGCGACGGGTGCGGCGCGGTGCGGCCCCCTCGCCGACCACGACCTCGCCGCCCTCGGCAACGGCAGCGGGCTGCTCGGTCTCGGCGACGGCGGGCGTGACCGGTACGACGGTCTCGACGGCCTCGGCGGACGCGGGCGCCCCGGCGGGCGCGGACGCACGACGCGTGGCCCGGCGGCGTGGACGACCGGCGGCCGGCACCTCCTCGGCGGCCGGCGCCGGAGCGGGCTCGGGCGTCTCAGCGGTCTCGGTGGTCTCTTCGGTCTCGGTGATCTCTTCGGCCTCGGCGGCCTCATCTGCCGGTATGGCCGGCAAGGTCACCTCGGTGGATGCCTCCGCCTTGCCCGGCGGGCCCGCCGGGCGAGAAGCGGCACGGCGACGCCTGCGCGGCGGCAGGGTGTCGCTCGGAGTGTTGAGTTCGGAACCCTCAGCGGGTTCGGTCGGCTCGAGCATGCGGGCGTTTCTCCCGTCAGGCTCCCGGGCGCCGCGCCTGGTCCGGCGTCGGTCCGAAAAGACCGTCCGCCGTTGACGTCCGCGGCCCGCGCGATGCGCGATGGCCGCCGTCCGGGGCGCGGGCGCCACACGGGAGCACTCTGTGTCCTGTCTCGCCGGTTCCGTACGCCTTGTCGGTACGGCCTGGCGAAAGTCTTCTGGTCGGTGCGCTGCCCGACCCAGGTGGCTCCCGAGTACGAGGGCTGCGCTACGACGTCCGTCCCTACGCGGGACCTTCCGGCGTCGGCGCCGTCGCGGCGGCAGCCGGTGTGGCCGTCAGGGCCTCGGCTGCCTCGCGGTCGGGCGCGAGCGGGTCGGTCACCGTGCCGGTCTCTTCATCGAACAGCCCCTGCGCCAGCCTGGTCACCGCTGCGGGGACCGGCGGC
This region includes:
- the obgE gene encoding GTPase ObgE, which gives rise to MTTFVDRVELHVAAGNGGHGCASVHREKFKPLGGPDGGNGGRGGDVILTVDQSVTTLLDYHHSPHRKATNGKPGEGGNRAGKDGQDLVLPVPDGTVVLDKAGNVLADLVGHGTSYIAAQGGRGGLGNAALASARRKAPGFALLGEPGDLQDVVLELKTVADVALVGYPSAGKSSLISVLSAAKPKIADYPFTTLVPNLGVVTAGSTVYTVADVPGLIPGASQGRGLGLEFLRHVERCSVLVHVLDTATLESERDPLSDLDVIEAELREYGGLDNRPRIVVLNKVDVPDGKDLAEMVRPDLEARGYRVFEVSAVAHIGLRELSFALAELVARARAAKPKEEATRIVIRPKAVDDAGFTVTSEEFGGEPLFRVRGEKPERWVRQTDFNNDEAVGYLADRLNRLGVEEALMKAGARTGDGVAIGPEENAVVFDWEPSVMAGAEMLGRRGEDHRLDTERPAAQRRRDKQAERDEALREYDEFDPFE
- the rplU gene encoding 50S ribosomal protein L21 encodes the protein MYAIVRSGGRQHKVAVGDIVEVDKISTAKVGDTVELSTLLVVDGDAVTSDPWVLAGIKVQAEVVDHHKGQKIDILRYKNKTGYRRRQGHRQQYTAIKVTSIPTAAK
- the rpmA gene encoding 50S ribosomal protein L27 is translated as MAHKKGASSTRNGRDSNAQRLGVKRFGGQVVNAGEILVRQRGTHFHPGAGVGRGGDDTLFALQAGAVEFGTHRGRKVVNIVPVA
- a CDS encoding Rne/Rng family ribonuclease, producing the protein MLEPTEPAEGSELNTPSDTLPPRRRRRAASRPAGPPGKAEASTEVTLPAIPADEAAEAEEITETEETTETAETPEPAPAPAAEEVPAAGRPRRRATRRASAPAGAPASAEAVETVVPVTPAVAETEQPAAVAEGGEVVVGEGAAPRRTRRRATRTVSAPSAAEAAASAEPAAEPAPEPAAEPAPAGRPRRRVARRAAAPASVETTEAVVAAVEAEPAPQETAAEETPAAARPRRRATRRASAPASAPRTAETEAVEETPVASHAVQEAAAEAAAPAVEEAAPAEEAAPRRTRRRATRRVSAPGGAPAQEEAAAAETAAEAPATPAVAAAAQEPRAVEATAEVPAEEAAPRRSRRRVVRAAAGFSEPARSARAAAEPSESAEPEPGASRRPARPAVAVFQAPVFTEPKFQTLQRAAAEAAAEAAEAQEPEEAAEEPADAGSRRRRRRRGAVEEPQAVEAVEAEETEEAEESVEDLAEDEEAEETEGVEGFEESGSRRRRRRGGRRRRRGEAAEGEADELAAEQAAQDAEDTAEQEEEDAEEALGDEGAGSSSSSRRRRRRRRRAGDSGPDTEPGEGDPERTVVKVREPRKPSEPSDEVQSIKGSTRLEAKKQRRREGREQGRRRVPIITEAEFLARREAVERVMVVRQHGERTQIGVLEDGVLVEHYVNKEQSTSYVGNVYLGKVQNVLPSMEAAFIDIGKGRNAVLYAGEVNFEALGLSNGPRRIESALKSGQSVLVQVTKDPIGHKGARLTSQVSLPGRYLVYVPEGSMTGISRKLPDTERARLKTILKKIVPEDAGVIVRTAAEGASEDELRRDVERLQSQWEDIQKKAKSGNAPTLLYGEPDMTVRVVRDIFNEDFSKVIVSGDDAWQTIHGYVSHVAPDLAGRLSKWTSEVDAFATYRIDEQLAKALDRKVWLPSGGSLVIDKTEAMVVVDVNTGKFTGQGGNLEETVTRNNLEAAEEIVRQLRLRDLGGIVVIDFIDMVLESNRDLVLRRLLECLGRDRTKHQVAEVTSLGLVQMTRKRVGQGLLESFSETCVHCNGRGVIVHMEQPSVSAGGGGGKRKKRGRGGDVHEHVHEAAAVAVETGEAVEPEAETVAEVAAEAAEPVALPGPDFAPDEELYSSVAEAEAAATRGRTRRRASRRASAPAGAPRAEKSERAERARKEAAPKEARAGAPKEEAAEVPAAEPAVQEPQVVEAAAEALAEPVAVEDQVVAAPQAEAAEEAAPKGRTRRRATRKVSAPAGSPVGAEEAVVTVAEPVAEPAAEEAPAAAPAAVEEPPAPVESAAPARPRRRAVRKATAPTASEETAVMVVPSAPAEEAPEQAAPAEEAPAVEETAPAKKAARKTAKKAAVKKAAVKKTAAKKTAAKKTTAKKAAKTTKTAAAKSTAKKTTAVSSATDEG
- a CDS encoding bifunctional cytidylyltransferase/SDR family oxidoreductase gives rise to the protein MSQHIAKPRTTAVILAGGTGQRVGLSIPKQLLKIAGKAVIEHTLATFEKAESIDDVIVLMAQGYVPDVERIVDRAGFTKVKKIVEGGNTRNETTERAIEALGEGLADGEDRKVLFHDAVRPLLSRRVIDDCVTALERYQAVDVAIPSADTIIVTRTHGGDGEFITEIPDRSRLRRGQTLQAFKLSTIRRAYEVAAGDPNFQATDDCSVVLKYLPDVPIHVVAGDEYNMKVTQPVDVFITDKLFQLASTAAPEQKGEDAYRELLTGRTLVVFGGSYGIGQDIAELAQSYGADVYALGRSTTGTHVENPEEVDDALSRAYAETGRIDYVVNTAGVLRIGRLAETDNATIEEALKVNYAAPVQIARSSYKYLAETGGQLLLYTSSSYTRGRAEYSLYSSTKAAMVNLTQALSDEWAGDGIRVNCVNPERTATPMRTKAFGQELTDSLLSSEAVARTSLDVLLSELTGHVVDVRRQDPTAGAAEASGFAQALASVLDRQDGV